The Candidatus Cloacimonadota bacterium region CCGTCTATTGCGTGGGCTGGGACCTGATGGACCTGCTCGTGACAGGCTTCTGCGGCGCCGAGGGCAAGGTGGAAAGTTCGCCCGCGAGGCATTTCCGCAGCGCCCTGGGGCAGATCGTGAACTTCTTTTACACGCTGCAGGGAGAGGCGGCCGGAGCGCAGGCCTTTTCCAATTTCGACACGTTGCTGGCGCCCTTTATCCGCTATGACAAGCTCTCTTACGAAGACGTGAAGCAGGCGCTGCAGGAATTCATCTTCAACATCAACGTGCCCACCCGCGTCGGTTTCCAGACGCCCTTTACGAACATCACGCTGGACCTGCAGACTCCCGACATCTACAAGGATACGCCCGTGATCATCGGCGGAGAGCCGCAAACCCTTACTTACAGCGACTTTCAGCCCGAAATGGACATGCTGAACAAGGCCTTCCTCGAAGTGATGATCGAAGGCGACGCCAAGGGACGCGTTTTCACCTTGCCCATTCCCGCCTACAACATCACCAAAGACTTCGACTGGGATGACCCCAAGCTCAGCTATCTCTGGGAAGCGACGGCCAAATACGGCATCCCCTATTTCTCAAACTTCGTGAATTCCGACATGGACCCCAACGACGCGCGTTCGATGTGCTGCCGCCTGCGCCTGGACACGCGCAAGCTGGAAGCCCGCGGCGGAGGCCTGTTCGGCGCCAATCCGCTCACAGGCTCCATCGGCGTGGTGACGCTCAACCTGCCCCGCATCGGCTACCGCGCCCACAGCGAGGAAGAATTCTTCACTCTGCTGGAAGAGAACCTGCAAATCGCCAAAAACAGCCTCGAGATCAAGCGCAAAATCCTTGAACGCTATACCCTGAACGGACTTTACCCCTATACGCGCTTCTACCTGAAGAACATCTACGAACGCTTCATGCAGTATTGGAAAAACCACTTTTCCACCATCGGCATCATCGGCATGAACGAAGCCTGCGTGAACTACCTGGGCAAAAACCTCGGAACCTCGGAAGGGCGCGCCTTCGCGCTGAAAGTGATGGACTACCTGCGCGAGCGTCTGGTGGATTTCCAGGAAGAGACGGAATGCAACTACAACCTTGAGGCAACGCCGGCCGAAGGCACCAGCTGCCGCCTCGCCATCCTCGACAAAAAGTTCTATCCGGATATCATCAGCGCCAACTGCGGCGGCGAAACGCCTTTCTATACCAACAGTTCCCAACTGCCGGTGAACTTTTCCGACGACATCTTCGAGGTGCTTGACCTCCAGGACGAGCTGCAGACCAAATACACCGGCGGCACCGTGCTGCATATCTTTGGCGGGGAGAGGGTCGAACACGGCGAAAGCATCCGCAAGCTTGTGCGCACCATCTGTTCCAGCTACCGCTTGCCCTACTTCACTTTTTCGCCCACCTTCAGCATCTGCCCCCAGCACGGCTACCTCAACGGCGAACAGGCCAACTGCCCGCAATGCCAGAGGAATACGGAGGTTTTCTCGCGCATCGTTGGCTACCTGCGCCCCGTCTCGCAATGGAACGAGGGCAAAAAGGCGGAATTCAAGCTGCGCACCACTTTCGACACCATCAAGAACAGCCGCGCGAAAGACCCCGCGAAGCATCACGCGCTCTGATGAGGATTGGCGGTTTTCAAAAGTTCTCGCTGCTCGACTATCCCGGGCAGTTGGCCGCCATCATCTTCACGCAGGGCTGCAATTTCCGCTGTCCCTATTGCCACAACCCTGAACTGGTCGATCCCGAGCGCTTTGAAAAGCCCCTGGCGACGGGACGGGTGCTGGATTTCCTGCGCAGAAGGAGGGGCAAGCTCGGCGCTGTCGTCATCACCGGCGGCGAACCCACGGTGCAGCCCGATTTGACCGGATTTGTGAAGAAACTGAAGTTTATGGGCTTCCTCGTGAAGATGGACACCAACGGCTCCCATCCAGATGTGCTGCAAAGCCTTGTGGAACAGAAGCTCGTTGATTACTGGGCGATGGACATCAAGGCCCCGGCTGACCTCTATCGCCTCGTTTCGCGCTCCGAAGTGCCTGTTGAAGACATCCTCCGCAGCATGGACATCCTCCGCGGCAGCGGGATGGAATACGAATTCCGCACCACCTTTTTCGAGCGCCTCTTCGACTGGAAAGACATCGCCCGCGTTCAGGAACTGCTCAGGCCCGGCGACCGTTTCTACTTGCAGGAATGCCGCTACGAAGGCACCCTTGAAGACCTCAGCAGCAGCGCCGCCGACGTCAGGAAACACCTGCAGGACAATCCCGCCTGCAAAACCCTCATCCGCCGGGGTGACAAACACCAGGTAAACATCCGCATCCGTTCCCTGTAAGCTATGCAAGAGGTCCTCATCGAGCCCTGGCTGCCCCTTGTGGAAAAGCCCTCGCGCTACATCGACCACGAACTCAACGCGGTGCGCAAAGCCTGGCAGGATGTGAATTTCTGCTTCGTCTATCCCGACGTTTACGAGGTGGGCGTCTCGCATCTGGGGCTGAAGATCCTCTATTCCATCGTCAACCGCCTCGACGGTGTTATGGCAGACCGCGCCTACCTGCCCTGGCTGGACATGATAGACATCATGCGCCGTGAGCGGCTGCCCCTCTTCGGCCTCGAAAGCCGCCGTCCGCTGCGGGATTTCGACCTCGTGGGCATCACCCTGCAAACCGAACTCACCTATTCAAACATCCCCGAAACGCTGTCCCTTTCAGATATTCCCGTGCTGGCGAAGGACCGCGCGGAAAGCGACCCCATCGTGATGGCAGGCGGCCCCTGCGCCACCAATCCTCTGCCGCTTTCCCGCTTCATCGACGTCTTTTTTCTCGGCGAGGCGGAGGCCGGCATCGTTGAGATCGCCCAAATCTTCAGCCGCGTGCGCGATAGGGAGGGGCGGCTGCAGGAACTGGCAAAGCTCGAAAGCTGTTACGTTCCGGCCCTGCACACGGGGCAAAGGGTAAGTTCGCGCAAATTCACCGGCTTTGGCGCCGGCGGCACCCTGCACAGCCCGCAGATCCTTTCCTGGCAGCTTGCCACCCACAACCGCTGCGTGGCCGAAATCATGCGCGGCTGCTCCCGCGGCTGCCGTTTTTGCCATGCCGGCTATTTCTACCGCCCTGTGCGGGAACGCGACGCTGCCGAAGTGCGCGACGAAATCCTGCAAGAGGTGGCGCTCACGGGCTGGGACGAAGCCGGCCTGCTCTCCCTTTCCAGCAGCGATTACAGCCGCGTGAAGGAACTGCTGGCGGGCCTGCTTGAGGCCGTGGATACCGACCGCACCCACATTTCGCTGCCCTCGCTGAGGGTGGACGCCCTCGATCCGGAAACGGTGGAACTGATGCGCGAACTTGGCCGGGAAGGCCTCACCATCGCTCCCGAAGCGGGTTCGCAGCGCCTGCGCGACATTATCAACAAAAACCTCAGCGAAGAAGAGATACTCCGCGGCGTGCAAACAGCCCTCGACCTCGGCTGGCAGAAGGTTAAACTCTACTTCATGGTGGGCCTGCCGCTGGAGACCGAAGAGGACATCGAGGGCATCGTCAGCCTCATCCAAAAAATCGCCTCCCTGAGCCGCAGCCTGCAGATAAACGTCACCCTCTCTCCCTTTGTGCCAAAGCCTTTTACGCCTTTCCAGTGGGCCGGGGTGCTTCCCCGGGAGGAGATTCTGCGCCGCTGCCTGAAAGTGAAGCAGGCCTTTTCCCGCCAACGCTCCGTCCGCGTGAAATACCACACCATAGAGAATTCCCTGCTGGAAGCAGTTTTTTCCCGCGGGGACGAAAAGGTGGGCGAACTAATCCACAGCGCCTGGCTCCTCGGTGCCCGCTTCGACGGCTGGAACGAGTGTTTCGACTATTCCCTGTGGGAACGCGCCGCCGAGGAAAGCGGCATCGACCTGGAGGAGTATCTGCGCGCCAGGGACCTGATGGCGCCGCTGCCCTGGGATTTTGTGGATATCGGCATCGACAAGGGCCTCCTT contains the following coding sequences:
- a CDS encoding ribonucleoside triphosphate reductase, which codes for MFSKIRKRNGNIVSFDKQKIVQAIRKAGEATGEFEGEAAEVLTARVVNLLAQIIDSDIPEVERIQDIVEEVLLASPYKKAAKAYIIYRDQHARIREMFSTGGVQLIDKYLEKLDWQVNENSNMAYSLQGLNNYIASEISKTYWLNKIYPPEIRRAHIEGDIHIHDLGQLSVYCVGWDLMDLLVTGFCGAEGKVESSPARHFRSALGQIVNFFYTLQGEAAGAQAFSNFDTLLAPFIRYDKLSYEDVKQALQEFIFNINVPTRVGFQTPFTNITLDLQTPDIYKDTPVIIGGEPQTLTYSDFQPEMDMLNKAFLEVMIEGDAKGRVFTLPIPAYNITKDFDWDDPKLSYLWEATAKYGIPYFSNFVNSDMDPNDARSMCCRLRLDTRKLEARGGGLFGANPLTGSIGVVTLNLPRIGYRAHSEEEFFTLLEENLQIAKNSLEIKRKILERYTLNGLYPYTRFYLKNIYERFMQYWKNHFSTIGIIGMNEACVNYLGKNLGTSEGRAFALKVMDYLRERLVDFQEETECNYNLEATPAEGTSCRLAILDKKFYPDIISANCGGETPFYTNSSQLPVNFSDDIFEVLDLQDELQTKYTGGTVLHIFGGERVEHGESIRKLVRTICSSYRLPYFTFSPTFSICPQHGYLNGEQANCPQCQRNTEVFSRIVGYLRPVSQWNEGKKAEFKLRTTFDTIKNSRAKDPAKHHAL
- a CDS encoding anaerobic ribonucleoside-triphosphate reductase activating protein; protein product: MRIGGFQKFSLLDYPGQLAAIIFTQGCNFRCPYCHNPELVDPERFEKPLATGRVLDFLRRRRGKLGAVVITGGEPTVQPDLTGFVKKLKFMGFLVKMDTNGSHPDVLQSLVEQKLVDYWAMDIKAPADLYRLVSRSEVPVEDILRSMDILRGSGMEYEFRTTFFERLFDWKDIARVQELLRPGDRFYLQECRYEGTLEDLSSSAADVRKHLQDNPACKTLIRRGDKHQVNIRIRSL
- a CDS encoding DUF2344 domain-containing protein, which encodes MQEVLIEPWLPLVEKPSRYIDHELNAVRKAWQDVNFCFVYPDVYEVGVSHLGLKILYSIVNRLDGVMADRAYLPWLDMIDIMRRERLPLFGLESRRPLRDFDLVGITLQTELTYSNIPETLSLSDIPVLAKDRAESDPIVMAGGPCATNPLPLSRFIDVFFLGEAEAGIVEIAQIFSRVRDREGRLQELAKLESCYVPALHTGQRVSSRKFTGFGAGGTLHSPQILSWQLATHNRCVAEIMRGCSRGCRFCHAGYFYRPVRERDAAEVRDEILQEVALTGWDEAGLLSLSSSDYSRVKELLAGLLEAVDTDRTHISLPSLRVDALDPETVELMRELGREGLTIAPEAGSQRLRDIINKNLSEEEILRGVQTALDLGWQKVKLYFMVGLPLETEEDIEGIVSLIQKIASLSRSLQINVTLSPFVPKPFTPFQWAGVLPREEILRRCLKVKQAFSRQRSVRVKYHTIENSLLEAVFSRGDEKVGELIHSAWLLGARFDGWNECFDYSLWERAAEESGIDLEEYLRARDLMAPLPWDFVDIGIDKGLLEREWARALAGETTPDCREACSRCGVCGPSVKTVTAPAYIALPTPKGSRGKTFRPQQSQIRHRYRLWYAKDGILRFISHLDWMRMLFRLIGQMPLETVFTQGFSPHPRVSLCPPLPLGVASVCEFCDVSFHKPYSPEEIAAAFTQPRIPQFRFLRSETLQGKGRQPTGEIIGIAIPDNLRTGVESRIAEFFQAERHIFTKSTPTRSKEYDLRRIVTSSEWNGSRLLIGKSLASPSLFDVLAELLALDKTELYALSVTRYDWLFK